Proteins found in one Vallitalea guaymasensis genomic segment:
- the typA gene encoding translational GTPase TypA yields the protein MNMSEQKIINIAVIAHVDAGKSTLVDAFLTQSGIFRENQEIVDQVMDSNDLERERGITIYSKNCSINYKDYKINIVDTPGHSDFSSEVERIIKTVDTVILLVDSSEGPMPQTRFVLQKSLEHNLNPILFINKIDKKDQRAEEVVDMTFDLFAELDANDEQLDFPIIYGTAREGIAKYSMDDDYTDLTPLFETIVKHTKPYPDKNNESLQLQISALAYDDYIGRLGIGRVSRGVIKEGQQVAICKRDGTTEKGKISKLFTYEGLNQVSKKELKSGDIAVIAGISNLSIGETFCDPENVEPMELIKIEEPTLSMNFLVNNSPFAGQSGKYVTTRHIKDRLDKELEINVGLKVDELGGIDGYKVSGRGELHLSILIENMRREGYELSVSKPEVLMHREEGKLLEPVERVIVNIPDEYSGTAISKLNLRKGRMETMLSENGYTRMEFIVPTRGLLGFRSELITDSRGEATIIRSFEAYEPHKGEIPCRSNGVLISGERGVAMPYSLNNLTQRGTMIIHATTEVYEGMIIGINSRKEDMTVNPCKNKKLTNTRSSGADDAVKLSPPKIFSLEEALEFIDNDELVEITPDSIRLRKKYLTESERTKFINRNK from the coding sequence ATAAATATGTCAGAACAAAAAATTATAAATATAGCAGTAATAGCCCACGTAGATGCAGGTAAATCAACTTTGGTAGATGCGTTCTTAACTCAAAGTGGTATCTTTCGTGAAAACCAAGAGATTGTTGACCAAGTAATGGATAGCAACGACCTTGAAAGAGAACGTGGAATAACAATATATTCCAAAAACTGTTCAATAAACTATAAAGACTATAAAATCAATATTGTAGATACACCAGGACACTCCGACTTCTCATCAGAAGTAGAAAGAATCATTAAAACAGTTGACACAGTAATACTATTAGTTGACTCAAGTGAAGGTCCTATGCCTCAAACTAGATTTGTTCTTCAAAAATCACTTGAACACAACTTAAACCCAATACTATTCATTAATAAAATTGATAAAAAAGATCAAAGAGCTGAAGAAGTTGTAGACATGACTTTTGACTTATTCGCAGAACTTGATGCTAACGACGAACAACTTGATTTTCCAATAATATACGGTACAGCAAGAGAAGGTATAGCTAAATATTCTATGGATGATGACTATACAGATCTTACTCCACTATTTGAAACGATTGTTAAACATACAAAACCTTATCCAGACAAAAACAATGAATCATTACAATTACAAATATCTGCTCTAGCATATGATGATTATATTGGTAGATTAGGTATTGGTAGAGTTTCAAGAGGTGTAATAAAAGAAGGTCAGCAGGTAGCTATATGTAAAAGAGATGGAACAACTGAAAAAGGTAAGATTTCCAAACTATTTACCTATGAAGGACTTAATCAAGTATCTAAGAAAGAATTAAAAAGTGGTGATATAGCTGTTATAGCAGGTATTTCTAATCTATCTATCGGTGAAACATTCTGTGATCCAGAAAATGTTGAACCTATGGAACTTATAAAAATAGAAGAACCTACATTGTCAATGAATTTCCTAGTTAACAATTCACCATTTGCAGGACAATCCGGTAAATATGTTACAACTAGACATATTAAAGACAGATTAGATAAAGAATTAGAAATTAACGTTGGTCTAAAAGTAGATGAATTAGGTGGTATTGATGGATATAAAGTATCTGGTAGAGGAGAACTTCATCTTTCTATTCTAATTGAAAATATGAGAAGAGAAGGTTACGAATTAAGTGTTTCAAAACCTGAAGTTCTTATGCATAGAGAAGAGGGTAAATTACTAGAACCAGTAGAAAGAGTTATAGTTAATATCCCAGATGAATATTCTGGAACAGCCATAAGCAAACTTAACCTTAGAAAAGGTAGAATGGAAACTATGCTTTCAGAAAATGGTTATACACGTATGGAATTTATTGTTCCAACAAGAGGATTACTTGGATTCAGGAGTGAACTAATCACTGATTCTAGAGGAGAAGCTACAATAATACGTTCATTTGAAGCATATGAACCTCACAAAGGTGAAATACCTTGTAGAAGTAATGGTGTATTGATTTCTGGAGAAAGAGGTGTAGCTATGCCTTATTCCCTTAATAACCTAACTCAAAGAGGAACAATGATTATACATGCAACTACAGAAGTATATGAAGGTATGATTATAGGTATTAACTCTAGAAAAGAAGATATGACAGTTAATCCATGTAAAAACAAAAAATTAACTAATACTCGTTCATCAGGTGCAGATGATGCAGTTAAATTATCACCACCAAAAATATTCAGCTTAGAAGAAGCATTAGAATTCATTGATAATGATGAGTTAGTAGAAATAACACCAGATAGTATTAGATTAAGAAAGAAATATCTAACAGAAAGCGAAAGAACTAAATTCATAAATAGAAATAAATAA